A stretch of Microbacterium sp. LWH3-1.2 DNA encodes these proteins:
- a CDS encoding MMPL family transporter, translating into MTWPPHANRRPSGWLRIGIPALLVLIWLAAGSIGGPCFGKVDEVSSNDRSSFLPESADATQVNERLAEFLGGDSIPALVVVTGDGELSDDELADVQNLADDIVGVDGVQSDASPPILSDDGEAVQIFVPIDASGEVGPTVEEIRSLVAEDLPSDLEGWVTGPAGFTADLVDGFLGIDGLLLGVALLAVFLILVIVYRSPLLPVLVLLTSMFALCAALLTVWWLAYAGIVVLNGQVQGILFILVIGAATDYALLYVARFRESLATGMNRWDAALSAWSGAFEPILASGGTVTAGLMCLLLSDLATNRALGPIASIGIVFSMLSALTFLPALLALCGRAAFWPFIPKAPIALFPDDRTQPVKGLWPRQARFVARHARIVWIACTIVLLAGAVGITQLEADGVPTSDLVLGSSEARDGQEVLAEHFPAGSGSPVYVIVPEEDIADTVAVLDESEGVESVSVASEDSPTGQARVGMENGEPVFTAVGPPGTPAPEPTVAEGDVLVIGTLTDAADSVAAEDTVRELRADLDETLGAGTVLVGGETATDIDTNDTSTRDRTVIIPVILAVILVILMLLLRSLLAPVLLIGTVILSFATALGVSALVFDEVFGFPGADPAVPLYGFVFLVALGVDYNIFLMSRVREESLVHGTRPGILRGLVATGGVITSAGLVLAATFAALGVIPILFLAQIAFIVAFGVLLDTFIVRSLLVPALSYDIGKAIWWPSKLWRKDIGAVSAVSDSASFEAPGPDTWRPAEPGGAAAHDAPVPAETDPQLVAGDGHPLTREEYRRTLEP; encoded by the coding sequence ATGACCTGGCCCCCTCATGCGAACCGTCGCCCTTCGGGATGGCTCCGGATCGGCATCCCCGCACTCCTCGTCCTCATCTGGCTCGCGGCCGGATCGATCGGCGGACCGTGCTTCGGCAAGGTCGACGAAGTGTCGAGCAATGACCGCTCCTCGTTCCTGCCGGAGAGCGCGGATGCGACGCAGGTGAACGAGAGGCTCGCGGAGTTCCTCGGCGGTGACAGCATCCCCGCGCTCGTCGTGGTCACAGGCGACGGCGAGCTCTCCGACGACGAGCTCGCCGATGTGCAGAACCTCGCCGACGACATCGTCGGCGTCGACGGCGTGCAGTCGGACGCGTCTCCGCCGATCCTGTCGGACGACGGCGAGGCCGTGCAGATCTTCGTGCCCATCGACGCGTCAGGCGAGGTGGGGCCGACCGTGGAGGAGATCCGCTCGCTCGTCGCCGAGGACCTCCCGTCCGATCTCGAGGGCTGGGTCACCGGCCCCGCCGGCTTCACCGCCGATCTCGTCGATGGCTTCCTCGGGATCGACGGGCTCCTCCTCGGCGTCGCGCTGCTCGCTGTGTTCCTGATCCTCGTGATCGTCTACCGCTCGCCGCTTCTGCCCGTCCTCGTGCTGCTGACGTCGATGTTCGCGCTGTGCGCCGCGCTTCTGACCGTGTGGTGGCTCGCGTATGCGGGGATCGTCGTGCTGAACGGCCAGGTGCAGGGCATCCTCTTCATCCTCGTGATCGGCGCGGCGACCGATTACGCCCTGTTGTACGTCGCCCGCTTCCGCGAATCCCTCGCGACGGGGATGAACAGATGGGATGCTGCGCTCTCGGCGTGGAGCGGAGCGTTCGAGCCGATCCTGGCCTCGGGCGGCACGGTGACCGCGGGCCTGATGTGCCTGCTGCTCTCGGACCTCGCGACCAACCGCGCCCTCGGTCCGATCGCCTCCATCGGGATCGTGTTCTCGATGCTGTCGGCCCTGACCTTCCTGCCGGCGCTCCTCGCGCTGTGCGGACGCGCGGCCTTCTGGCCCTTCATCCCGAAGGCGCCGATCGCGTTGTTCCCCGACGACCGCACTCAGCCGGTCAAGGGCCTCTGGCCACGGCAGGCCCGCTTCGTCGCGCGTCACGCGCGGATCGTGTGGATCGCCTGCACGATCGTGCTGCTCGCCGGTGCCGTGGGAATCACGCAGCTCGAGGCCGACGGCGTGCCGACGAGCGACCTCGTGCTCGGCTCCTCTGAAGCACGCGACGGCCAGGAGGTGCTCGCCGAGCATTTCCCGGCCGGCTCCGGATCGCCCGTGTATGTGATCGTGCCCGAGGAGGACATCGCCGACACGGTCGCCGTGCTCGACGAATCCGAAGGAGTGGAATCGGTTTCGGTCGCCTCCGAGGACTCTCCCACGGGGCAGGCGCGGGTCGGGATGGAGAACGGGGAGCCGGTGTTCACCGCGGTCGGGCCGCCCGGGACTCCGGCGCCCGAGCCGACGGTCGCCGAGGGCGACGTGCTCGTGATCGGGACGCTGACGGATGCTGCCGACTCCGTCGCCGCGGAAGACACCGTGCGCGAGCTCCGTGCCGACCTCGACGAGACGCTCGGTGCCGGAACCGTGCTCGTCGGTGGCGAGACCGCGACCGACATCGACACCAACGACACGTCGACGCGCGACCGCACGGTGATCATCCCCGTGATCCTCGCGGTGATCCTCGTGATCCTGATGCTGCTGCTGCGCTCGCTTCTGGCCCCGGTTCTGCTCATCGGCACGGTGATCCTGTCGTTCGCGACGGCGCTCGGGGTGAGCGCGCTCGTGTTCGACGAGGTGTTCGGCTTCCCCGGCGCGGATCCGGCGGTGCCCCTCTACGGCTTCGTGTTCCTCGTGGCGCTCGGCGTCGACTACAACATCTTCCTGATGTCGCGCGTGCGCGAGGAGTCGCTCGTCCATGGGACGAGGCCCGGCATCCTTCGCGGACTCGTCGCCACGGGCGGGGTGATCACGTCGGCTGGACTCGTGCTCGCGGCGACCTTCGCGGCGCTCGGCGTCATCCCGATCCTGTTCCTCGCGCAGATCGCGTTCATCGTCGCCTTCGGCGTGCTGCTCGACACGTTCATCGTGCGGTCTCTCCTGGTGCCGGCGCTCTCGTACGACATCGGCAAGGCGATCTGGTGGCCGTCGAAGCTCTGGCGGAAGGACATCGGTGCCGTGTCGGCGGTCAGCGACTCCGCTTCGTTCGAAGCACCCGGCCCGGATACGT
- a CDS encoding EamA family transporter, with protein MLSAAIALVGAIVYGSADFLGGLAARRLRSIVVTAVAAVSGLGALLVTQPLFGGVWSASDVAWGVLGGIFSVVAIALLYACLAIGPMSILSPLTAVVSAIAPMLWGLLVNNDALAPIGYAGLGVALVAVVLVGFIPGERIVRPSTQGLAMAVGAGLAIGAFLIVLDRTSAASGLVPLVTSRATSGVVTLAIVGVLAFAALRRGDRARSVLEVAGLPLGAAPSGHADLEHATTGVGRVIATTRQAWWLAIACGIADAAANALALFALRTGDLAVVSALTALYPAGTILLAAIVLRERVAAVQWVGLGLALVAGGMLALA; from the coding sequence ATGCTCTCCGCCGCCATCGCCCTCGTGGGCGCCATCGTGTACGGCTCTGCGGACTTCCTGGGCGGCCTCGCGGCCCGGCGCCTGCGCTCGATCGTGGTGACGGCCGTCGCCGCGGTCTCGGGACTCGGTGCCCTGCTCGTCACTCAGCCGCTTTTCGGCGGCGTCTGGTCGGCGTCCGACGTGGCGTGGGGCGTGCTCGGCGGCATCTTCAGCGTGGTCGCGATCGCGTTGCTGTACGCGTGCCTTGCGATCGGCCCGATGAGCATCCTGTCGCCGCTGACCGCCGTCGTGTCGGCCATCGCACCGATGCTCTGGGGGCTGCTTGTGAACAACGATGCGCTGGCGCCGATCGGCTACGCAGGACTCGGTGTGGCGCTCGTCGCTGTCGTGCTCGTGGGCTTCATCCCCGGCGAGAGGATCGTCCGGCCGAGCACCCAAGGCCTCGCGATGGCCGTCGGGGCGGGCCTTGCGATCGGCGCGTTCCTCATCGTGCTCGATCGGACCTCCGCCGCCAGCGGCCTCGTGCCGCTGGTGACGAGCCGCGCGACCAGCGGTGTCGTGACGCTCGCCATCGTGGGCGTGCTGGCCTTCGCGGCCCTCCGGCGCGGCGATCGCGCGCGGTCGGTGCTCGAAGTCGCAGGACTCCCGCTCGGCGCCGCACCCAGCGGGCACGCCGACCTCGAGCATGCCACGACGGGGGTCGGGCGCGTCATCGCGACGACTCGTCAGGCCTGGTGGCTGGCGATCGCGTGCGGGATCGCGGATGCCGCCGCCAACGCCCTCGCCCTCTTCGCGCTGCGGACGGGCGACCTGGCCGTGGTGTCGGCGCTCACCGCGCTCTACCCCGCCGGCACGATCCTGCTCGCGGCGATCGTGCTGCGGGAGCGGGTCGCGGCGGTGCAGTGGGTGGGCCTCGGCCTCGCCCTGGTCGCCGGCGGCATGCTGGCCCTCGCATAA
- a CDS encoding alpha/beta hydrolase, with protein MNPTRPRRRSRAAAVVAGLVAASVILSGCLSAMIPDASPRPSSSKAADTDGVAENLLPYYEQKLDWSGCNETFDCTTVTAPLDWADPTKGDIELSVIRSRAEGTDDPLGSLLTNPGGPGASGVALIRDSVSFAVSEPVRQQFDVIGFDPRGVGESTSVTCYDAADMDAYLYDIPANARGTDAWTDELLERHREFGEACGENSDGILPYITTENAARDMDLLRAVLGDTELNYLGYSYGTFLGATYAKLFPQKVGRLVLDGAIDPSVSGLDVGITQGVGFESALRAYMADCLTDDECPFRGTVDEAMADLGALLASVDRDPIPNADGRTLGADSLMTAIVAALYSQDSWSYLTTALADVLQGNAEIAFQLADFYNNRQDGIYLDNQTEAFRAYNCMDYPVDATEQEQADATALLEAEAPTVAPYWQGPDPCEVWPHPPTGVRARITADGAAPIVVVGTTNDPATPYEWSVSLAEQLSSGVLVTRVGEGHTGYNKGNACVDSAVETYLLDGTPPQDGLRCE; from the coding sequence GTGAACCCGACCCGCCCCCGCCGACGGAGTCGCGCGGCAGCCGTCGTCGCAGGCCTCGTCGCCGCATCCGTCATCCTCAGCGGCTGCCTGTCGGCGATGATCCCGGACGCGTCGCCCCGGCCGTCCTCGAGCAAGGCGGCGGATACGGACGGCGTCGCCGAGAACCTGCTGCCGTACTACGAGCAGAAGCTCGACTGGTCGGGCTGCAACGAGACCTTCGACTGCACGACGGTGACGGCGCCGCTGGACTGGGCCGACCCGACGAAGGGCGACATCGAGCTGTCCGTCATCCGCAGCCGCGCCGAGGGCACCGACGATCCCCTCGGATCTCTGCTGACCAACCCGGGCGGTCCGGGCGCGAGCGGTGTGGCGCTGATCCGAGACTCGGTCTCGTTCGCGGTGAGCGAGCCGGTGCGTCAACAGTTCGATGTCATCGGCTTCGATCCGCGCGGTGTCGGTGAGTCGACCTCGGTGACGTGCTACGACGCGGCCGACATGGACGCCTACCTCTACGACATTCCCGCGAACGCTCGGGGAACCGATGCGTGGACGGACGAGCTCCTCGAACGACACAGGGAGTTCGGCGAAGCCTGCGGCGAGAACAGCGACGGCATCCTTCCGTACATCACGACAGAGAACGCCGCCCGCGACATGGACCTGTTGCGTGCGGTGCTCGGCGACACCGAGCTGAACTACCTCGGCTACTCGTACGGCACGTTCCTCGGCGCGACCTACGCGAAACTGTTCCCCCAGAAGGTGGGACGACTCGTGCTCGACGGTGCGATCGACCCGTCCGTCTCCGGGCTGGATGTCGGGATCACCCAGGGCGTCGGCTTCGAGTCGGCACTGCGCGCGTACATGGCTGACTGCCTGACCGACGACGAGTGCCCCTTCCGCGGCACTGTCGATGAGGCGATGGCCGACCTGGGTGCACTTCTGGCCAGCGTCGACCGCGACCCCATCCCGAACGCGGACGGCCGCACGCTGGGCGCGGACTCTCTGATGACCGCCATCGTCGCCGCCCTCTACTCGCAGGACAGCTGGAGCTACCTCACGACGGCGCTCGCCGACGTCCTGCAGGGCAACGCCGAGATCGCCTTCCAGCTCGCCGACTTCTACAACAACCGCCAGGACGGCATCTACCTCGACAACCAGACCGAGGCGTTCCGCGCCTACAACTGCATGGACTACCCGGTCGATGCGACCGAACAGGAGCAGGCAGACGCGACGGCTCTCCTCGAGGCGGAGGCCCCGACCGTGGCCCCCTACTGGCAGGGCCCCGATCCGTGCGAGGTCTGGCCCCACCCGCCCACCGGCGTGCGCGCGCGCATCACCGCCGACGGCGCAGCGCCCATCGTCGTCGTGGGTACGACGAACGACCCGGCCACACCGTACGAGTGGTCGGTGTCGCTGGCCGAGCAGCTCTCCTCCGGCGTGCTGGTGACGCGGGTCGGCGAGGGTCACACCGGTTACAACAAGGGCAACGCGTGCGTCGACTCCGCCGTCGAGACCTATCTGCTCGACGGCACGCCCCCGCAGGACGGCCTCCGCTGCGAGTGA
- a CDS encoding DNA polymerase III subunit delta', whose translation MEPVAAVAGASPVTDDKAFPWGDVWGQPDAVAALTQAASDPASMTHAWLITGPPGSGRSTLAHAFAAALIAEPGDERTMHQVLAGTHPDLTALRTEGVIISIKDARALVERSYFAPSLGRYRVIVMEDADRMAERTSNVLLKALEEPPERTVWVLCAPSEADLLPTIRSRVRTLRLREPDVADVAELIVRRSGVDPAIAEQSARHAQRHIGMAQRLATDAAARARRDATLRGVLAVRGVGDAVEVAGAIVAAATDDAKALTAERDEAERAGLLRTLGIAEGGAIPPAVRSQLSALEDEQKRRATRSLRDGIDRVLTDLESMFRDVLLLQFGRDTDLINRELEPDLRALAAAWTPERTLTVVDRIGVTRENLELNAAPALALESMLVTVASGRIP comes from the coding sequence ATGGAGCCGGTCGCCGCTGTCGCTGGGGCGTCTCCCGTGACGGACGACAAGGCATTCCCCTGGGGCGACGTGTGGGGACAGCCCGACGCCGTGGCCGCGCTCACGCAAGCAGCATCCGATCCCGCGTCGATGACCCATGCGTGGCTCATCACCGGCCCTCCCGGCTCCGGTCGGTCCACGCTCGCCCACGCCTTCGCGGCAGCTCTCATCGCCGAGCCCGGTGACGAGCGCACGATGCACCAGGTGCTCGCCGGCACCCACCCCGACCTGACGGCGCTGCGCACCGAGGGCGTCATCATCTCCATCAAGGACGCCCGCGCCCTCGTCGAGCGGTCGTATTTCGCGCCGTCGCTCGGGCGCTACCGCGTCATCGTCATGGAAGACGCCGACCGCATGGCCGAGCGCACGTCGAACGTGCTGCTGAAGGCGCTCGAAGAGCCGCCCGAGCGCACCGTCTGGGTGCTGTGCGCGCCGAGTGAGGCCGACCTCCTGCCGACGATCCGTTCTCGCGTGCGCACGCTGCGCCTTCGCGAGCCCGACGTCGCCGACGTCGCCGAGCTCATCGTGCGGCGAAGCGGCGTCGATCCGGCGATCGCCGAGCAGTCCGCTCGCCACGCGCAGCGCCACATCGGCATGGCGCAGCGGCTCGCGACGGATGCTGCGGCCCGCGCACGTCGCGACGCCACGCTGCGCGGCGTGCTCGCGGTACGCGGCGTGGGCGACGCGGTGGAGGTCGCCGGCGCGATCGTCGCCGCCGCCACCGACGACGCGAAGGCGCTCACCGCGGAGCGCGACGAAGCGGAGCGCGCCGGTCTCCTGCGCACGCTCGGCATCGCCGAGGGCGGCGCGATCCCGCCCGCCGTGCGCTCGCAGCTCTCGGCCCTCGAGGACGAGCAGAAGCGTCGCGCCACGCGCAGCCTGCGCGACGGCATCGACCGCGTGCTCACCGACCTCGAGTCGATGTTCCGCGACGTGCTGCTGCTGCAGTTCGGCCGCGACACCGACCTCATCAATCGCGAGCTCGAGCCCGACCTGCGCGCCCTCGCGGCCGCGTGGACGCCCGAGCGCACGCTGACGGTCGTCGACCGCATCGGCGTCACGCGCGAGAACCTCGAATTGAACGCCGCGCCCGCTCTGGCGCTCGAGAGCATGCTCGTCACCGTCGCGAGCGGAAGGATCCCGTGA